In Beijerinckiaceae bacterium, the sequence ATTTTCATAGGGTGAATAAGAACGCATGATCGTGAATGTGCTTTGGTCGGCGATCGGATTGCCCCATTCGAGCCATTCCGGCGGAGTGAGCGGCAGGCTTGCATCGAGCATGGTGTTCAATACGTCGACGAAGGGCACATCGGCAATAACTCCGGCAAATAATTCCGGAGCGAGATTGACGACCGCCCCCATGAGCATTCCGCCGGCGCTGCCGCCTTGCGCCACAATCTTCCCTTGCGCCGTATAGCCGGCGGCAATGAGAAATTTCGCCGCGGCAATGAAATCGGTAAAGCTATTTGGCTTTTTGCCCAGTTTTCCGTCGCTGTACCAATGCCATCCCTTGTCGGTTCCGCCACGGACATGGGCGATCGCATAGATGAAACCGCGATCAACAAGGCTGAGTCGGTTGGTGGAAAACGATGCCGGGACCGGAGAGCCGTAGGCGCCGTAGCCGTAGAGCAGCACCGGGGAGGATCCGTCCAAACGCAGGCCGGCCCGATGCAGGATCGATATCGGGATGTCTTCGCCGTCGGGCGCCTTCGCGAACAAACGCCGCGTTACATATTGGGAAGGATCGTGGCCTGAGGGAACGCTCTGACGCTTGCGCAGAATCCGCTCGCGGGTGACGAGATCATAATCATAAGTTTCCCAGGGCGTGGTCATCGACGAATAGTTGAACCTCAGCGTATTGGTCTCATATTCGAGACGCTCTTCGAGCCCCAGAGAATAGGCCTCCTCCGAAAAGGCGATCGCATGCTCGTCGCCGCTTGCGAGATGCCGCACCACAATGCGCGGCAATCCGCCCGCACGCTCCAGGCGGACGAGGTAATCCGGATAAACCGCCAGCCTGATAATCATGTGGCCGCGCAGGTGCGGCACTTCCTCGACCCAGGACGACTTTCCTGGGGTCGCCAATGGCGCGCTCATAATCTTGAAATCTTCGGCTCCATCGGCGTTCGTCCGGATGAAGAGCCTGTCTTGGTGATCTTCCACGTCATAGCGCAACCCTGGGGCGCGAGGCTCGACAGGGCGCGCTGTCGCACTGAGATCGGCGAGATCGAGCAGGTGGCATTCGGAAGAATCATGATCCGCAATGCTTATGACGGCGAAGCGTCCTGATTGGCTGTGTTTGAGAAAGATAAACAGTCCAGGATCATGCGCTTCGAAGACACAGATATCGGCCGAAGGGTCGGTGCCAATTCTGTGCCTGTAGACCTCTGCGGGGCGGTGGTTTTCGTCGGTTCGAACGTAATAGAAGCCGTTCGAGTCGGTCATCCACACGAAACTGCCGTCGGTGTCGGTGATGACTTCTCCGCGGTCCTTTGGCTGCGAATTATCGGGCCTTGCGGCGATGCCGCGAACCCGGATGGAATAAAGTTCCGAGCCAGTCTCGTCGGCACTCCAGGCCAGCTTGGCGTGGTCCGGCGCATGGTGAACCGCGCCGATCTCGAAAAATGCCTTCCCACGGCCCTGGAAATCCCCGTCGAGGAGGATTTCCTCAAGACCGCCACCCGGCCGCTTGGTGCGGCAAAAAACCGGATGCTGCCCTCCCTGGTTATGGCGCGTGTAATAAAGCCACGGGCCGTCGGGGGAGGGGACATCCGCGTCGTCTTCCTTGATCCGCCCGCGCATCTCCTTGACGAGCTCTTTGCGCAACTCGGCGGCGTGGGCGAGGATCGCTCGCGCATAGTCGTTTTCGGTTTCGATCACCCTGCGAATATCGTCAGGCAGGGCAGCAGGGTCGCGCAAAACGTCCTGCCAATTTGCCGCCCTGAGCCATGCGAAATCATCGCTCAAGGTGATGCCATGCACCGTCGTTTCGGCTTTTCGCTGTTCGATGGCTGGCGGCGGTTGCAACGGCCAAACTTGCGGCGCGGTGTCGACATCCTCGGTCTTACGCATTCGCCCCTCTGGTGAATTTCAACGCGGTTCTCCGGTAGAGCGGCTGACTTGCAGCAAATTGCTTGCTCAGTCCACTTTGGGGAAAGCGGGCTCACCAAGTTTTTGCTCAACTATAGCGAGAGCACGGCCGCATAATTTTGCCGCGGCCAGCTTTAATGGCTTGCCTCGACCGTGAAGACGGGAACGTATCCTTAAAAAATCACGTGATTCTTTTTGATTGTGACGCTTTTCCTTGTCGAGTGGATGATATGTCTGAGGAAAAACGCGTTAGCGCCTGCCTGGGTAGGGCAGATGCAACATTATTCGTGGACAGACGCTGGTTTCAACGCTTTTTTTGGCCATAATGCAATAAAGTCGGCCCATTGCTACTTGCAAATCTTGGGTGCTGCCCTTAAAAAGGCCAGAAGTTCTTGAAAGTTGATTCGCGAAGATCACTTAAAAGGGCTTTTTCTGGCCGGGTTTTGCCGCCCTGGGTACATAATAGGCAATCGCTATTTAACCCGCATACCATCGGCGACACCTTCTACTCGGGATCTTGAGCGCCATGAGCGAAACATCGAATTCTAACAGTTACATCGAGCTGGCCGCCGATATCGTGTCGGCTTATGTCAGCAATAATTCGGTGCCTGCGAACGATCTACCTACCCTGATCAATGACGTGCACTCGGCAATTCTCCGCGTCACCTCCGGCGGAGGCGTCGTCGCAGTCGAAACGCCAAAGCCTGCGGTGCCTGCCAAGAAGTCCGTCACCAGCGAGTTTCTCGTTTGCCTGGAAGATGGGCGGAAGTTCAAGTCGTTGAAGCGGCATCTGCGGACGCAATACAATATGTCGCCTGACGAATACCGTGAGAAATGGGGTCTCGCGCCCGATTATCCGATGGTTGCACCGAATTACGCTAAAGCGCGTTCCAACCTTGCCAAACAAATGGGTCTTGGACAGCAACGCCGACGTAAAACAGCCCGCTAAGGCTCCTATTTGCCGTCATAATTACAAGTCTTCAGCGAGGGGGGCCTCTCCTCGCGGGCCGGCGGTTTACACGTAGCGCCGCGACATCGGAAGGTGCATCAAGACTCCGTCCGCCGGGCTTCATCATGCGGCGGCTGCATGGGCGTCGCGCTTGATCCTTTCCACCATGGAGCGGACTCCGTTCGACCGCTGTGGCGTCAAATGCGTTGAAAGCCCCAGTCTTTCAAATAATCCTTGGGCATCGGTCGCAAGAATGGCCGATGCCGACTTGCCGGAATAAATGGCCAGCACCAAAGCCACCAGGCCGCGCACGATATGGGCGTCGCTGTCCCCTTTCAAGTAAAGGACAGGGTCTTCCGAACTATCCTTGTCGACACGGGTTTCGAGCCAAACTTGGCTGGCGCATCCGCGCACCTTGTTGGCGTCATTGTGGGCTGAATCATCCAAAGGTTCGAGGCTGCGGCCGAGTTCGATCAGATAGCGATAGCGATCGTCCCAATCGTCGAGAAATTCGAAGCTCTCGATGATTTCGTCGAGGCTTGTTGCGGTCCCCTGGTCCGACATAGACATTCCTACTCTGTTGAGGGCAAGGCACGCCAACCTATGCAACAGTCAGGCCGCCTCCTAGGCATTTCATTACAAGGAAATGAACGTCCCCCATCGCCGTTGCCGCACGTTCTCAGTCTAACTAATAATCGGAGTGGGATCGCCTAAAATCAATAAGTTGGCCAAATTATTGATGCGCAAGGCCTTTAGGGTTTTTTCGCCGTTGCCGTTGCATTCATAGGCGCTGGCGCGGCGCTCCCTGCGCCGACGCGTAAGTCGTTGAGGGCCGAACCGAGCCCCATTGCCCTCTCAAGACAGTTTCCCGGAGCGCGAAGACAGGCTTTTTCCGCCTCGGCGCGTGCCGTCGCGATCGTCCGGCCCAGGAGATCTTGCGCCTTGCGGGTGATGCCCGACGGTCCCGTTAGAGGGTCCTGCGGCCAAAAAATCGAGGCGTAGACGATCGAAAGCCAGAACG encodes:
- a CDS encoding MucR family transcriptional regulator codes for the protein MSETSNSNSYIELAADIVSAYVSNNSVPANDLPTLINDVHSAILRVTSGGGVVAVETPKPAVPAKKSVTSEFLVCLEDGRKFKSLKRHLRTQYNMSPDEYREKWGLAPDYPMVAPNYAKARSNLAKQMGLGQQRRRKTAR
- a CDS encoding cysteine desulfuration protein SufE, encoding MSDQGTATSLDEIIESFEFLDDWDDRYRYLIELGRSLEPLDDSAHNDANKVRGCASQVWLETRVDKDSSEDPVLYLKGDSDAHIVRGLVALVLAIYSGKSASAILATDAQGLFERLGLSTHLTPQRSNGVRSMVERIKRDAHAAAA
- a CDS encoding S9 family peptidase, with protein sequence MRKTEDVDTAPQVWPLQPPPAIEQRKAETTVHGITLSDDFAWLRAANWQDVLRDPAALPDDIRRVIETENDYARAILAHAAELRKELVKEMRGRIKEDDADVPSPDGPWLYYTRHNQGGQHPVFCRTKRPGGGLEEILLDGDFQGRGKAFFEIGAVHHAPDHAKLAWSADETGSELYSIRVRGIAARPDNSQPKDRGEVITDTDGSFVWMTDSNGFYYVRTDENHRPAEVYRHRIGTDPSADICVFEAHDPGLFIFLKHSQSGRFAVISIADHDSSECHLLDLADLSATARPVEPRAPGLRYDVEDHQDRLFIRTNADGAEDFKIMSAPLATPGKSSWVEEVPHLRGHMIIRLAVYPDYLVRLERAGGLPRIVVRHLASGDEHAIAFSEEAYSLGLEERLEYETNTLRFNYSSMTTPWETYDYDLVTRERILRKRQSVPSGHDPSQYVTRRLFAKAPDGEDIPISILHRAGLRLDGSSPVLLYGYGAYGSPVPASFSTNRLSLVDRGFIYAIAHVRGGTDKGWHWYSDGKLGKKPNSFTDFIAAAKFLIAAGYTAQGKIVAQGGSAGGMLMGAVVNLAPELFAGVIADVPFVDVLNTMLDASLPLTPPEWLEWGNPIADQSTFTIMRSYSPYENIGAKHYPPILALGGLTDPRVTYWEPLKWVARLRAMMTGGGPILLKTNMGAGHGGAPGRFDHLEDVALQYAFALACVEGKL